AGAAGGCAAAACCTACCAACAGGTGGGGACCATTAGTATGGATTACGTAGCCGTTTACTTAGAAAATGACATCCACGAAGTTGGAACTGAAGTTACGTTATTGAAAAATGGAGAGCTTTCTGCTAAGGAATGGGCCAAAGAGCTAAATACAATTCCTTACGAAATAACCACTGCAATCTCACCTAAAGTGAAAAGAGTCTACAGAGACTAAAATACAATCTCTTCGACCTCTACTTCAATCCAGATTTCTTCGTCAGAATAGGTATAAGTACCACCTTGGCCGCTTATAATTGGAGGATCAAGAATAAGCACTCTTTTTTCACCCTCTTTCATTCCTAAAACACCCTCTTGGAACTGAGCTTCTGTTATGATGGATGGATTTCTTCTGCCAATAGATGAAGTAATAAATTTCACATAATCGATGGATGGGCTTGTTGATCCATTAACATATGTACTTGTAATCACATCACTCAGATCATCCCTGTACCTTTTCGTGTAGTAAAAATTTACCTGATCTCTTGGAGTAACTTCAATCTCACCAGATCCTTCTTCCAAAACATATATGATCAAGCCTGAATCAGTGGTATCAACACTGATAGGATTTGTAATAGATAATGGAGCAGGAACAGTTGAATAGTCAGTTCTGAATCTATCGTTAGTATCACAAGAAATGGATAGAAAAAGAAAGGCGGCTAAAAAAGTAGCTAGAAAAAATCGTTGAGTAGGTATTGATTTCATTTGGCTGATAAAGAAATTCTTATTCAAAAGTATAAATGCTAAACTATTCGGATTGATTTTTATTTCACTAAAGATAAAGCTTCAAAGGCTTAAAACCATAGATGATTAGGGATTATTCTATCCACAACTTATTAGTCGGTGCCCGAAATTGCTTTATCAAGTTCCTTCTTCCGTTTACGGCCAGCGTAGCGGCTTATCCAAATGGAAAGTTCATACAGCACAGTTAACGGTAATGCTATAAGGATCTGTGAAATAGGGTCGGGGGGAGTTAGCATCGCAGAGACGACTAGGGCAAATATAATGGAGTGCCGGCGATATTTTTTGAGGAGTTCCGGGGTTAATATCCCAATTCTAGAAAGGGAATAACTGACCACCGGAATCTGAAAAATAACCCCACAGGCTACCACCCACATAGATATTGAGCTGAAGTATTCATTGATGTCAAAATCATTACGTATGATGTCTGATATCTGGAACTGAGCAAAAAACTGCAAAGCAAAGGGAACTAAAATCATATACCCAAAACTTACACCCAACAAAAAGAAAAAGGTGATAAAGAAGGTGCTAAAGAAGGTTTTCTTTTTTTCTGATGATTCAAGAGCCGGCTCAATAAATGCCCAGATCTGATAGATGAATATCGGAGACCCGATAATGAACCCGGTTACAAACAAGGTTCCCCAAAAGGTGAAAAACTGTCCGGGTAATCTTCGGCTTTGGAGTTCAAAATTAACGGCATCAACCCGAAGTAAGTCGTACATGAAAAAATCAGACCGTGTTGGTCCCAGCATTACTTTTTCAACAATAAAATCGGAGAAAATGAAGGCTATAACTACACCGACCATAACTCCAACCAGTCCTTTAACCAATCGCCATCTTAGTTCTTCAAGATGATCGAGGAAAGACATGGTATCGGTACGGTTAGCGGGTTTCTTGGCCTTAGGCGGCTCACCTTCCATTATTTGACGTTGTTCCAAAGTGGGGTCCTGTATTGCTTATGCAGTTACAAAATCATAGAGAGGGAAACGATCGCACAAATCACGTACTTCCTGCTCTACTGATTTGTGAATTTCTTCGTTTTCCGGGTTCTGTAATACTTTGTCGATCAACACCGCGATTTGTTCAAATTCTGCTTCTTTTAGTCCGCGAGTTGTCATAGCAGGGGAGCCGATTCGGATACCGGAAGTTACAAATGGGCTTTCTGTATCGAATGGTACCATATTCTTATTTACTGTGATGGCTGCATTTTCCAGAGCCTCTTCAGCAATCTTACCATTCAATCCTTTACTCCTAAGGTCAATCAGTATAAGGTGATTGTCAGTACCGCCACTTACCAAATCGTATCCCATTTCCATGAACTTATCGCCCATAGCCTTGGCATTTTTCTGGGTTTGTGTCTGGTACTCTTTAAAGTCATCCTGAAGTGCTTCTCCAAAGGCTACGGCTTTAGCGGCAATAACGTGCATCAGCGGACCGCCTTGGGTTCCTGGAAAAACTGCTGAGTCAAAAATTTCACCCCAGTTCTTGGTTCTCCCGGATTTGCGTGCGGTTACTCCAATCGTGTTTTCTCCATCTTTCCCTACTAAAATCATTCCGCCACGTGGTCCGCGTAATGTTTTGTGTGTAGTTGTAGTGATTACGTGAGAATGAGGCAGGGGATCGTTAAGATTGCCGGTGGCTATAAGTCCTGCAGTATGTGCCATATCCATCCAGAGCAGGGCACCAACTTCATCTGCGATACTCCGGAAAGCTTCGTAGTCATAGTCTCTGGTGTAAGCTGAAGCTCCGATTGAAATCATGGTTGGCTTAACTTCCAGTGCCCGGTCACGGATTACATTCATATCGAGGCGACCGGTTTCCTTGTTTACTCCATAAAACTCAGCATTATAGTTGATGCCTGAAAAGTTTACTGGAGATCCATGTGTAAGGTGCCCGCCGTGTGAAAGGTCAAATCCCAAAAGCGTATCACCCGGTTTCATACAGGCGAGATAAACAGCTGCATTTGCCGTAGCACCGGAATGTGGCTGAACGTTTACCCAATCTGCTCCGAAAAGCTTTTTAGCTCGTTCAATTGCGTGATTCTCAACCACATCAACAAACTCACAACCTCCATAGTATCTCTTCCCAGGATAGCCTTCAGCATACTTGTTGGTTAAGGTACTTCCCATGGCCGCTATAGTGGCTTTAGAAGCAAAGTTCTCGGAAGCAATTAATTCTAAGTTATAATTCTGACGATCGGCTTCTTTTTCAAGCAGGCTAAAAATTTCTGAATCTTGCTCTTGCAGGGATTTCATTAGCGGCTGTTACTTTTGTGTTAGGGATTCAATTTTGTTAACGCGTCTTTCGTGGCGGCCACCTTCAAATTTGGTAGTAAACCAGACTTCAAGAATTTCTTTGATTTGTGACTCATCCAATTCCCGACCGGGTAAACACATAATGTTGGCATTATTATGCTGGCGTGTAAGTTCAGCAGCTTTGGTAGAGTATGTGAGTCCTGCTCTTACTTTTGGGTATTTATTAGCAGTCATACATACGCCTTGTCCACTTCCGCAAACCAAAACTCCCAGTTCGTGTTCGCCTTCATTTATCAGCTCTGATACTTTAATGGCAAAGTCCGGATAGTCGACGGAATCTTCGGAGTGAGTGCCATAGTCAACAGGGGTATGGCCCATTTCTTCGAGTAACTTTTTAGCAATTTCCTTAGCGGGATATCCAGCGTGGTCGCTTGCTATAGGGATGATCATCAATCTGTATTTTGGGTAAGAAATTGAAAAAAGAATATCCTCATTTTTTGCCTGATATTAAAGCCAACAATTAAGGAAATACCGCTTTTTAATATCTATCTTTGTTAAATCACACACTCTAATTAAA
The window above is part of the Balneola sp. genome. Proteins encoded here:
- the tatC gene encoding twin-arginine translocase subunit TatC, which encodes MEGEPPKAKKPANRTDTMSFLDHLEELRWRLVKGLVGVMVGVVIAFIFSDFIVEKVMLGPTRSDFFMYDLLRVDAVNFELQSRRLPGQFFTFWGTLFVTGFIIGSPIFIYQIWAFIEPALESSEKKKTFFSTFFITFFFLLGVSFGYMILVPFALQFFAQFQISDIIRNDFDINEYFSSISMWVVACGVIFQIPVVSYSLSRIGILTPELLKKYRRHSIIFALVVSAMLTPPDPISQILIALPLTVLYELSIWISRYAGRKRKKELDKAISGTD
- the glyA gene encoding serine hydroxymethyltransferase (catalyzes the reaction of glycine with 5,10-methylenetetrahydrofolate to form L-serine and tetrahydrofolate) yields the protein MKSLQEQDSEIFSLLEKEADRQNYNLELIASENFASKATIAAMGSTLTNKYAEGYPGKRYYGGCEFVDVVENHAIERAKKLFGADWVNVQPHSGATANAAVYLACMKPGDTLLGFDLSHGGHLTHGSPVNFSGINYNAEFYGVNKETGRLDMNVIRDRALEVKPTMISIGASAYTRDYDYEAFRSIADEVGALLWMDMAHTAGLIATGNLNDPLPHSHVITTTTHKTLRGPRGGMILVGKDGENTIGVTARKSGRTKNWGEIFDSAVFPGTQGGPLMHVIAAKAVAFGEALQDDFKEYQTQTQKNAKAMGDKFMEMGYDLVSGGTDNHLILIDLRSKGLNGKIAEEALENAAITVNKNMVPFDTESPFVTSGIRIGSPAMTTRGLKEAEFEQIAVLIDKVLQNPENEEIHKSVEQEVRDLCDRFPLYDFVTA
- the rpiB gene encoding ribose 5-phosphate isomerase B: MIIPIASDHAGYPAKEIAKKLLEEMGHTPVDYGTHSEDSVDYPDFAIKVSELINEGEHELGVLVCGSGQGVCMTANKYPKVRAGLTYSTKAAELTRQHNNANIMCLPGRELDESQIKEILEVWFTTKFEGGRHERRVNKIESLTQK